A section of the Chloroflexota bacterium genome encodes:
- a CDS encoding ABC transporter substrate-binding protein produces MRFQNAGPARLILSVLLVAMTALLLACGAEPSTEHAPATAVRIDSAGRSVAVPVNPQRIVSLAPSASELIFALGGQDLVIAVDDYSPLPPSRPDLPRVGAFTLDYELITALSPDLVIGANITPLEQIDRIGDLGIPVWIVDSTTIAGIAPALAKLAAAIGRTEAVAPLTADLARRLEQVSAAVDAQSERPGVYWELDATDPTRPFAAGPGSLADEIITLAGGRNVLADIGEPYPQVSLEAIVARDPAVIVLANAPWGVDRQSLAQRPAWAGLSALTDDRVIELSPQLADAGARATPAVFDLIEYLQPRFASD; encoded by the coding sequence ATGCGATTCCAAAACGCCGGCCCGGCCCGGCTGATACTGTCGGTGCTTTTGGTTGCGATGACCGCGCTGCTGCTGGCCTGCGGGGCCGAACCGTCAACGGAGCACGCGCCCGCAACGGCCGTCCGGATCGACTCGGCCGGGCGATCGGTGGCGGTCCCGGTAAACCCGCAGCGGATAGTGTCGCTGGCCCCGAGCGCGAGCGAGCTCATATTTGCGCTGGGCGGTCAAGACCTGGTGATCGCAGTCGACGACTACAGTCCGCTGCCTCCTTCGCGTCCGGATCTGCCCCGGGTCGGGGCGTTCACGCTCGACTACGAATTGATCACCGCTCTCTCGCCGGACCTGGTGATTGGGGCCAACATCACCCCTTTGGAACAGATCGACCGAATCGGCGACCTTGGAATTCCGGTCTGGATAGTCGACAGCACGACCATCGCCGGCATCGCCCCGGCGCTCGCCAAACTGGCGGCGGCGATCGGGCGGACCGAAGCGGTCGCACCGCTGACCGCCGACCTGGCCCGGCGCCTGGAGCAGGTCTCGGCGGCAGTGGACGCCCAGTCCGAGCGACCGGGAGTGTACTGGGAACTGGACGCGACCGATCCAACCCGACCGTTCGCCGCCGGGCCGGGATCACTGGCCGACGAGATCATCACGCTCGCCGGCGGCAGAAACGTGCTCGCAGATATCGGCGAACCCTACCCCCAGGTAAGCCTGGAAGCGATCGTCGCCCGCGATCCCGCGGTAATCGTGCTGGCCAACGCCCCCTGGGGGGTTGACCGGCAATCGCTGGCGCAGCGGCCCGCCTGGGCCGGGTTGAGCGCGTTGACCGACGACCGCGTTATCGAACTCAGTCCGCAACTGGCCGATGCCGGGGCGCGCGCAACCCCGGCGGTGTTCGACCTGATCGAATACCTCCAGCCCCGTTTTGCCTCCGACTGA
- a CDS encoding iron ABC transporter permease, whose protein sequence is MPPTDPGLRSRPRPPAIIALLGAGAFALLAGLLGAACGAVDLLPAFGIRWAASCGADRIGPGDAELATRILLQIRLPRLAGGFLVGAALASAGVLYQGLLRNPLADPFIVGASGGAALGIVCGQILLIYAGLPAGGAALIPALGFAGALAAVWLVFLIAGRRGRRSNSTLVLTGFAVSSLLGALNLLILLTAQPLRERLLESVSWILGGVKVSGWTPVALALPAIALCVALGFMFARQLDYLALGGAGAARLGVSVGRLRVALLLAASLLTAIAVALAGIVALVGLLVPHAARLVLGPANRLLLPVAAILGGAYLVLVDLIARTAFAPAEIPVGILAALLGTPVFLWLLRRDRFGYDF, encoded by the coding sequence TTGCCTCCGACTGATCCCGGCCTGCGGTCCAGACCGCGTCCGCCGGCCATCATCGCCCTGCTCGGCGCGGGCGCATTCGCCTTGCTGGCGGGCCTGCTGGGAGCGGCCTGCGGCGCGGTCGACCTGCTGCCTGCCTTCGGGATCCGCTGGGCCGCGTCCTGCGGTGCCGACCGCATCGGACCGGGCGACGCCGAACTGGCGACCCGGATCCTGCTCCAGATCCGCCTGCCGCGACTAGCCGGTGGATTCCTGGTCGGCGCGGCGCTGGCCTCCGCCGGGGTCCTTTATCAGGGTCTGCTGCGAAACCCGCTGGCCGACCCGTTTATCGTCGGCGCCTCCGGCGGAGCGGCTTTGGGAATCGTGTGCGGACAAATCCTGCTGATCTATGCGGGGTTGCCCGCCGGCGGCGCGGCGTTGATCCCGGCGCTCGGGTTCGCGGGAGCGCTGGCTGCGGTCTGGCTGGTATTCCTGATCGCCGGCCGTCGCGGACGCCGGTCGAACAGCACCCTGGTTTTGACCGGTTTTGCGGTCAGCTCCCTGCTGGGCGCGCTGAACCTGCTCATCCTGCTGACGGCGCAGCCGCTGCGGGAACGCCTGCTGGAGTCGGTCAGCTGGATCCTGGGCGGTGTAAAGGTATCCGGCTGGACTCCGGTCGCGCTGGCCCTGCCGGCGATCGCCTTATGTGTCGCGCTGGGTTTCATGTTTGCCCGTCAGCTCGACTACCTGGCGCTGGGCGGAGCCGGGGCAGCCCGCCTTGGGGTAAGCGTCGGCCGCCTGCGTGTCGCGCTGCTGCTCGCCGCGTCGCTATTGACCGCCATCGCCGTGGCCCTGGCCGGAATCGTCGCCCTGGTCGGATTGCTGGTGCCGCACGCCGCGCGCCTGGTGTTGGGGCCCGCGAATCGGCTGTTGCTGCCGGTCGCCGCCATCCTGGGCGGCGCCTACCTGGTCCTAGTCGACCTGATCGCCAGAACCGCATTCGCACCGGCCGAAATCCCGGTCGGGATCCTGGCGGCGTTGCTTGGAACCCCGGTCTTTCTGTGGCTGCTGCGACGCGATCGATTTGGGTATGACTTCTAG
- a CDS encoding ABC transporter ATP-binding protein, translating into MTSSRSAIEVRGLRLRRGGFRLRIDSLRVEPGELVVLIGRNGAGKSTLLNAVGGQLRADRGQIDIFSRPLSGISVRRQALQMAAIPQEFEIPFAFNVREVVEFGRAPHMGYFGRMRSGDRRAVSAALAECGLDRLASRPLGELSGGQRRRVALAVALAQDTPILLADEPSAHMDVARISWCWSLLLDRARSGRAVLAAAHDLNLAAAFADRIYLIGGGRLISAGDPASVLSRQNLAAGFGVTAQLEQLDGRPYLTRINPTRHAADGDD; encoded by the coding sequence ATGACTTCTAGCCGGTCGGCGATCGAGGTCCGGGGGCTGCGCCTGCGGAGGGGCGGGTTTCGGCTGCGAATCGACAGCCTGCGCGTGGAGCCCGGTGAGCTCGTGGTCCTGATCGGGCGGAACGGGGCCGGCAAATCGACCCTGCTCAACGCCGTTGGCGGTCAATTAAGGGCCGACCGCGGTCAAATCGATATCTTTTCCCGGCCGCTGAGCGGGATTTCAGTGCGCAGGCAGGCCCTGCAAATGGCCGCGATTCCCCAGGAGTTCGAGATCCCGTTCGCGTTCAATGTGCGTGAAGTTGTCGAGTTCGGCCGCGCCCCTCATATGGGGTACTTCGGCCGGATGCGGTCCGGCGACCGCCGCGCGGTTTCGGCGGCGCTGGCCGAATGCGGCCTGGACCGGCTCGCCAGCCGGCCGCTGGGCGAGCTCTCTGGTGGCCAGCGGCGGCGCGTGGCCCTGGCCGTGGCCCTTGCCCAGGACACCCCGATCCTGCTCGCCGACGAACCGAGCGCGCACATGGACGTCGCCCGAATCTCCTGGTGCTGGAGCTTGTTGCTGGACCGCGCCCGGTCCGGGCGCGCGGTGCTGGCAGCAGCCCATGACCTGAACCTGGCGGCCGCGTTCGCCGACCGGATTTACCTGATCGGCGGCGGCCGGTTGATTTCCGCCGGCGACCCGGCGAGCGTTCTAAGCCGGCAGAACCTGGCGGCCGGATTCGGCGTGACGGCCCAGTTGGAGCAACTCGACGGCCGCCCGTACCTGACGCGCATAAACCCGACTCGGCACGCCGCAGACGGCGACGACTGA